In Anaerobaca lacustris, a single genomic region encodes these proteins:
- a CDS encoding carboxypeptidase regulatory-like domain-containing protein, translating into MRPSPAKLAVAAAIVIAVMAGVHLLGGAADGTSRAFAAIARNVNQSSTVQFTIHSADYTGRVYEKDGYLVRSEFQSPQAAPFDAVLMDKRAGNYLYMDSQRKVAWHPNVEFRHAPSSIYDLFTDYRNMPGYSVKTLGEKRIGNQLAAGFRLTTYVPHVGPLQCDIWTDPQTKLPVRIDTTASTPQGDPVEQTITDIQFDQPLDDILFDFTPEGYDIVAPTDLNGPPGEPAPTTDVEPTPEEPAAQLPASVETSTEPQDANITPTPTPQPPTGVAGIVVNKLTQQPVEGAMIRHKISDPNTATCSDQRGRFLLTDLDASGQYYLYLTAQGYVSQRIATTIVASRIVENIRFELDPGSRVEGIVTDAQGVPVAGATVKTFHFTNVAFVTGPDGRYEIDGLNPVTDAYSLHVTHPDYPAVSIRFVPAPVGQTVRQNVVLQPGVDVYGTVTDAQGRSLEGVTVGNTDSRAMWNCITDQTDAEGNYLLENVDLGELVLWAVHSDHALYVERTTLSPGQDSVRIDLQLEPPVPLHIRVVDQAGAPVPGVTVVIHEYNGVSNMTWQRPTTDANGCVAIPSGAAEGTIRLNPFGGGISSELQEFELGQEEYVVQVYRAGRIYGKAVSAATGEPIEEFTVKMTSSQVEKSPSGYSATWSREGIIFNSPDGHFDTGRESLPIGGSYRVTVFAEGYDPLTLDPVEVQPTSEDPNRARFDLVQATLLPGVVVDAQGQPIENATVAIFSDVERYDPRYWRTFTTDAHGVFVIAGFAKEQHYVYITAQGYAPHYCHRTQLETESDAPPRMVLTEGATIFGTVVDAQGRPRVGLTVNVTKTSDVQTGPDYPRLTSRKSTETDPNGRYELSGLSPGTCDVRLSGSGNITLATKSVQLEAGQATQVDFGDEEGFAVTGVLRRGPAPIAEADITLYLADGNRRQAQTDGQGRFRFDGIATGQHRLSIRWSEAPPWQSNARNSIERHSIEVDGDMHLDLDLGDGIVRAFIPPSVRDHDGLSVNVRRWTEIPDENEMNRHWENDHQARESSRIEANGFFVCERLRPGQYYLTLSDENRVLGITDVFEMGSSDHRDDIVFHLGHARLSIRVVDAQTARAIPQAFYAIENDLEWPFHDKRLTARSNRAAMETNAQGRATYEGLPPGRYQVSCGAVEYLWASSDFVEVENARLAQVTVALQPAAMARFTLSEHLRSRVDTDSVFIYCQVTDLDTQTTVPMRFGSYRSQQHTVRFSLAESDEDAFSQLHLPGGRYRFDYEMRPYNTARNTVEMPVYKGTATAELTTGQTAVVPLDD; encoded by the coding sequence ATGAGACCTTCACCAGCCAAACTGGCGGTTGCCGCCGCCATTGTCATCGCCGTGATGGCGGGCGTCCACTTGCTCGGTGGCGCCGCCGACGGAACGAGCCGGGCCTTCGCCGCCATCGCTCGAAATGTCAACCAGTCCAGCACCGTCCAATTCACCATCCATTCCGCCGACTACACGGGACGCGTATATGAAAAAGATGGCTATCTCGTCCGCTCCGAATTCCAGTCGCCCCAGGCGGCGCCTTTCGACGCCGTCCTGATGGACAAGCGAGCGGGCAACTACCTCTACATGGACAGCCAGCGAAAGGTCGCCTGGCATCCGAACGTCGAGTTTCGTCACGCGCCGTCCAGCATTTACGATTTGTTCACGGACTATCGGAATATGCCGGGCTACTCGGTCAAGACGCTCGGTGAGAAGCGCATCGGCAATCAGTTGGCCGCCGGCTTCCGGCTCACGACCTACGTGCCACACGTAGGCCCCCTGCAATGTGACATCTGGACGGACCCTCAAACGAAGCTGCCGGTCCGCATCGACACCACGGCATCGACGCCGCAGGGCGACCCCGTCGAGCAGACCATCACCGATATCCAATTCGACCAACCCCTCGACGACATCCTCTTCGACTTCACCCCCGAAGGCTACGATATCGTCGCCCCCACCGACCTCAACGGGCCTCCAGGCGAGCCCGCCCCCACCACGGATGTTGAGCCCACGCCCGAAGAACCAGCCGCCCAACTGCCGGCATCCGTGGAGACCTCCACCGAACCGCAGGACGCCAACATCACCCCAACCCCAACGCCCCAACCGCCAACCGGCGTCGCCGGCATCGTGGTGAACAAACTGACCCAGCAACCGGTCGAAGGAGCCATGATCCGACACAAGATCTCCGATCCCAACACCGCAACCTGCAGCGACCAGCGAGGTCGCTTCCTTCTGACGGACCTCGATGCGTCCGGACAGTATTATCTGTATCTCACCGCCCAGGGCTATGTCTCGCAGCGCATCGCCACCACGATTGTCGCCAGCCGCATCGTCGAGAACATCCGCTTCGAGCTGGATCCCGGTTCCCGCGTCGAAGGCATCGTAACCGACGCCCAGGGCGTCCCCGTCGCGGGGGCAACCGTCAAAACTTTCCACTTCACAAATGTAGCCTTCGTGACCGGTCCGGACGGCCGCTACGAAATTGATGGACTCAACCCGGTGACCGATGCGTACTCGCTGCACGTCACGCACCCCGACTATCCAGCGGTTTCCATCCGCTTTGTGCCCGCCCCCGTGGGCCAGACCGTTCGCCAGAACGTCGTCCTCCAGCCGGGCGTCGACGTCTACGGAACCGTGACCGATGCCCAGGGCCGATCCCTTGAGGGCGTCACCGTGGGCAACACGGATTCTCGGGCCATGTGGAACTGTATCACCGACCAGACCGACGCCGAGGGGAACTACCTCCTGGAGAACGTCGACTTGGGTGAACTGGTCCTCTGGGCCGTGCATTCCGACCACGCGCTGTACGTCGAACGAACCACCCTTTCGCCGGGACAGGACAGTGTGCGAATCGACCTGCAATTGGAACCACCCGTGCCGCTGCACATTCGGGTGGTCGATCAGGCCGGCGCGCCGGTGCCGGGAGTAACCGTCGTCATACACGAGTATAATGGCGTCTCGAATATGACGTGGCAGCGTCCCACCACCGATGCGAACGGCTGCGTCGCGATCCCCAGTGGTGCCGCCGAAGGCACGATCCGCCTGAACCCGTTCGGAGGCGGCATCTCGAGCGAATTGCAGGAATTCGAACTCGGTCAGGAAGAATACGTCGTCCAGGTCTACCGGGCCGGACGCATCTATGGGAAGGCGGTTTCGGCCGCCACGGGTGAGCCGATCGAGGAATTCACCGTCAAGATGACCTCCAGCCAGGTCGAAAAGTCCCCTTCCGGCTATTCCGCCACCTGGAGCCGCGAAGGCATCATCTTCAATTCGCCCGACGGCCATTTCGACACAGGACGAGAGAGTCTGCCCATCGGAGGCAGCTACCGCGTAACCGTCTTCGCCGAGGGCTACGATCCGCTCACTCTCGACCCGGTCGAGGTCCAACCGACCAGCGAAGACCCGAACCGGGCACGCTTCGACCTGGTTCAAGCCACCTTGCTGCCGGGCGTCGTGGTCGACGCACAAGGCCAGCCGATCGAAAACGCCACGGTTGCGATATTCTCCGATGTTGAACGATATGACCCGCGATATTGGAGGACCTTTACCACCGATGCGCACGGCGTCTTCGTGATCGCGGGCTTCGCCAAGGAACAGCACTACGTCTACATCACCGCACAGGGTTACGCCCCTCACTACTGCCATCGAACGCAACTGGAGACCGAGAGCGATGCGCCGCCTCGCATGGTCCTGACCGAAGGCGCCACTATCTTCGGCACCGTCGTCGATGCTCAGGGCCGCCCCCGAGTCGGGCTGACCGTGAATGTCACGAAGACCAGCGATGTACAGACGGGCCCGGACTATCCCCGCCTGACCAGCCGCAAGAGCACCGAGACCGATCCGAACGGTCGCTATGAGCTGTCCGGACTCTCGCCCGGAACCTGCGACGTACGACTCAGCGGCTCGGGCAACATCACACTGGCCACCAAGTCGGTACAGCTCGAAGCGGGACAAGCCACTCAGGTCGATTTCGGCGACGAGGAGGGTTTCGCCGTCACGGGCGTTCTCCGCCGCGGCCCGGCGCCGATCGCTGAGGCAGACATCACGCTCTACCTCGCAGACGGAAACCGCAGGCAGGCACAAACCGACGGCCAGGGCCGGTTCAGGTTCGACGGGATCGCGACCGGCCAACATCGGCTGTCGATTCGTTGGTCCGAAGCGCCTCCATGGCAGTCGAACGCACGCAACTCGATCGAACGGCACTCCATCGAGGTCGACGGGGATATGCACCTGGACCTCGACCTGGGCGATGGCATCGTCCGCGCCTTCATCCCGCCCTCCGTCCGCGACCACGACGGGCTTTCCGTCAACGTGCGGCGCTGGACGGAGATCCCCGATGAGAACGAAATGAACCGCCACTGGGAGAACGACCACCAGGCCCGAGAATCGTCCCGAATCGAGGCAAATGGTTTCTTCGTGTGCGAGCGTCTGCGTCCCGGACAGTACTATCTCACGCTGAGCGATGAGAACCGCGTCCTGGGAATCACGGACGTTTTCGAGATGGGCTCGTCCGATCATCGCGACGATATCGTCTTCCATCTCGGTCACGCCCGCCTCTCCATTCGGGTGGTGGACGCCCAGACCGCCCGCGCCATCCCCCAGGCATTCTACGCGATCGAGAACGACTTGGAGTGGCCATTCCATGACAAACGACTCACCGCCCGGAGCAATCGTGCGGCCATGGAAACCAACGCCCAGGGCCGAGCTACGTACGAGGGACTGCCACCCGGACGCTACCAGGTTTCCTGCGGCGCCGTGGAGTACCTCTGGGCCAGCAGCGATTTCGTCGAAGTCGAGAACGCCCGTCTCGCGCAGGTCACCGTCGCCCTGCAACCCGCTGCGATGGCGCGTTTCACCCTGTCCGAGCACCTTCGCAGCCGCGTCGACACCGACAGCGTCTTCATCTACTGCCAGGTCACCGACCTTGACACGCAGACGACCGTCCCGATGCGTTTCGGTTCCTACCGCTCACAGCAGCACACGGTACGGTTCTCGCTGGCCGAATCGGATGAGGATGCCTTCTCACAGCTCCACCTGCCCGGCGGACGCTACCGCTTCGACTACGAGATGCGCCCCTACAACACCGCCCGAAACACCGTCGAGATGCCGGTCTACAAAGGCACCGCCACCGCCGAATTGACAACAGGACAGACTGCGGTCGTCCCCCTCGACGATTGA